Part of the Bifidobacteriaceae bacterium genome, CTCATTGTGGACACGACCACGGCGTTCAACTCGCTTCAGGGCGGCGAGGCCGATGCCTCGGACTTGAGCCCAAGCGACGCTGAGCAGGCCGAGTCACTCGGATTCATAGTCGAGGCTCGCCCCACGACCGCTTGCTACAGGATCTACATGAATCCTGAGAAGGCCACGCCAATGGCAGATCCAAGGGTCCGCGAAGCGCTTAATCTTGCGATCGACCGGCAGGCTCTGGCCGACGGAATCTATATGGGCTTCGCTGAGCCCACGGCTCAGTACTTCCCCGAGTCGATGCCGTACTACAACCCCGATATCCCCAAGTACACGTACGACCCGGAGAGGGCCAAGGAACTCCTCGCCGAGGCGGGTTATCCTGACGGCTTCACCTACGTTTCGAGCGCTACTACGACTTACCCCGACCAAAACGTCGCTGTGCAGGCGATGCTCGCCGAGGTCGGAATAGACGTGACCTATGAGGTGAAGAATGGAGCGGAGGCTGGCAACGCGTACTTCAGCGGCCAGACTGACGCCATGATCGCATCGTGGGGCGGCAGGCTTGATCCGCTCGCGACGATCCAGTTGCTGACCGGCACAGGTTCAACGCAGAACCCAGGCAACCTCAACACTCCTAAGCTCTTGAGCCTCATCGATCAGGCCCTCGCGGCAACCGGCAGCAGCGATGAACGCAATGAAATCATCAAGCAGATTAGTCAAGAGATCTACGACCAGTCGCTCAACGTGCCGATCGTACTGTCCTCTGGCGTCATTGCCCATCGCGAAGGCATTGAGGGGCTGCCCGCTCCGCAGTGGTCGGATCGCTCCTACGACTTCCGTCACGTCAAAGCGGTCGGTTGACGGACCGCTTTGCCAAGTCTTGATTGGGACTGACTGATGTCACTCGCTCTTCGACTGCTCCGGATGGTTTTTACCCTGGTGCTCGCCAGCGTGATCGTATTCGGGCTGGCTCTGCTGGTGCCCGGAGATCCCGCTTTCACTCTCGCAGGGGAATCAGCCACTCCGGAGCAGATCGAAGAGGTGCGTCGGGCACTAGGTCTTGACCAGCCCGCCCACCTCCAGTTTCTCAATTGGGCTAGTCGAGCGATTCACGGAGACTTGGGCAAATCGCTATTCAGCGGCCAGCCCGTTGCAACAGAGATCGCACGCCGACTACCAGTGACCCTCTCGGTAGCACTGTTGGCGACCGCCATGGCAACCGTGTTGAGCATCATCGTAGGACTACTCGCGTCGCTGCGGCGCGGCACCTGGATTGACCGTACGGTCACGGGCGTTGCGTCCGTCGCGATGGCGATGCCTGAATTCTGGGTTGGCCTGCTGCTGGTTTCTTTATTCGCATTGAAGCTCGGTTGGTTTCCAGTTGCCCAATACGTTCCGTTGAGCGAAAACCCGAGCCAATGGCTAATGCATTTGGTGCTGCCGGCCATGGCCTTGGGCGTGACCAAGACAGCTGAGTTGGCGCGCCAAGTGCGCAGCTCTATGTCGCAGGTTCTTGAGGAGAACTACATTCGCACGGCCCGAGCCAAGGGCCTGCGTTCGGTTCAGATCATCGCGAAGCACGCCCTCAAGAACGCCGGAACAGCCTTCGTTACGGTGCTAGGCGTGCGCATCGCGGTACTTCTGGGCGGCGTCATAGTGATTGAGCGGGTTTTCGCACTACCAGGTTTAGGAAGCTTGATGGTCAATTCAGTTCTAGCGCGGGATCTGCCTATGGTCCAAGGTGTCGCGATCGCGATCGCCGTGATGGTGTTGATCATCAACTTCCTCGTCGATCTGTCCTACAGGTTCTTCAATCCAAGGGTTCGAGTGATCGGATGACTGCGAATCAGCATGTGGACGACTGCGTCCCCGACTCATTGGACGAAGCAGCTCAGCGCTGGTCGGTTGAGCGAGCCAAGGAACTGGCTGCCAAGACCGCGCCGGCTGCCCCACCGACCTCCGCCGCGCGACGTTTCTGGCGACGGTTCCGCCACCAGAAACTCGCAATTGCCGCCGCCGTAGTGCTCATTTTTCTGGTTCTGCTCGCCTTCTTCGGCGACGCGATCTACCCAGTAGACCCGAACCAACAAGCACTCGGCGACAAATTGCTCCCGATCGGCTCTCCAAAACACGTCCTTGGAACAGACGTGTTCGGACGAGACGTCTTGAGCCGGCTGATCTCTGGGACGAGCATTTCGCTCGCTGCGGGAGCCATAGCCGTTAGCGTGGCAGTCGTCTTGGGCGTACCGCTCGGACTCATTGCTGGGCTGTATCGTGGCTGGCCTGACCAAGTGCTCTCCCTGGTAATGGACGCCCTTATGAGTTTCCCTAGCCTGCTGCTGGCCATCGCAATCGTGGCAGCCCGCGGCCCCGGCCTGGTAAACTCGATGGTCGCCATCGGCATCACCCAAGTGCCCCGGCTCTTTCGACTGGTGCGCAGCGTGGTTCTCTCCGTGCGCGAGGAGACCTACGTAGACGTGTCAAGGTCGATCGGCACGTCGAACCTTCGCATAGCGATCACCCATCTGGTGCCGAACATGATGCCACCAGTGTTAGTGCAACTCACGGTGTTCATGGCCCAGGCGATGCTCGGCGAAGCAGCCCTAAGCTTCTTGGGCCTCGGCGTCATGCCGCCGCAAGCGAGTTGGGGCGCTATGCTCTCAGACGCATCGCGGTACCTGTCCAGTGCGCCGCTCATGATAGTTTGGCCCGGGGTTTGTATCGCGCTGACGGTGCTAGCGCTGAACGTTTTGGGGGACGGCTTGCGCGACTCCCTTGGGCGCGAAGTCAGGACCGGACGATGAACAGCGCCGCCGAGCTTAACTTGGACCAAACGGCCGACGGGATCGGTCCCGTACTTGATGTTCAGGGCCTCACGGTCGAACTGGCAACCGCCGGGGGCTGGACTCGCATCATCGAAGACGTGACTTTCGCAGTCAAACCAGGCACGGCGGTCGGAATTGTCGGGGAGTCGGGTTCTGGTAAGTCGGTGACGGCCCTGAGCGTAATGGGTTTGCTGCCGCAGAGCGGCAGCCGAATTGTCTCCGGTAGCGTCACTCTTGACGGCGAGGAATTGTTGGGTCAACCCGAACGGAGGCTTCAGGACATTAGGGGCAACCGGATGACGATGATCTTTCAAGAGCCGATGTCGTCTCTCAATCCAGCCTTCACAGTCGGCTATCAGATTGCCGAATTGGCGCGACGACACTTGGGTGCCT contains:
- a CDS encoding ABC transporter substrate-binding protein, which encodes MIGGFATLTLLTSLAACNGNSGEDEKEPAKGTSTEEANVDLETFTFNYRFNPQHFDPATTEGSMMNTMMYPVYDRLIWPDDSGNLLPQLAESWEYSDDSLSMTLHLREGVTFQDGSAFNAEAVKANLERTRTVEGGTQKVLLASIADIEAVDDLTVTLTLDKPDSTLPYAFADAAGMMMSVAAFDDAKLNPVGAGPFVLDEFIPGQSITYHKWDDYWDADSIHVKNLRLNLIVDTTTAFNSLQGGEADASDLSPSDAEQAESLGFIVEARPTTACYRIYMNPEKATPMADPRVREALNLAIDRQALADGIYMGFAEPTAQYFPESMPYYNPDIPKYTYDPERAKELLAEAGYPDGFTYVSSATTTYPDQNVAVQAMLAEVGIDVTYEVKNGAEAGNAYFSGQTDAMIASWGGRLDPLATIQLLTGTGSTQNPGNLNTPKLLSLIDQALAATGSSDERNEIIKQISQEIYDQSLNVPIVLSSGVIAHREGIEGLPAPQWSDRSYDFRHVKAVG
- a CDS encoding ABC transporter permease, which encodes MTANQHVDDCVPDSLDEAAQRWSVERAKELAAKTAPAAPPTSAARRFWRRFRHQKLAIAAAVVLIFLVLLAFFGDAIYPVDPNQQALGDKLLPIGSPKHVLGTDVFGRDVLSRLISGTSISLAAGAIAVSVAVVLGVPLGLIAGLYRGWPDQVLSLVMDALMSFPSLLLAIAIVAARGPGLVNSMVAIGITQVPRLFRLVRSVVLSVREETYVDVSRSIGTSNLRIAITHLVPNMMPPVLVQLTVFMAQAMLGEAALSFLGLGVMPPQASWGAMLSDASRYLSSAPLMIVWPGVCIALTVLALNVLGDGLRDSLGREVRTGR
- a CDS encoding ABC transporter permease, with the protein product MSLALRLLRMVFTLVLASVIVFGLALLVPGDPAFTLAGESATPEQIEEVRRALGLDQPAHLQFLNWASRAIHGDLGKSLFSGQPVATEIARRLPVTLSVALLATAMATVLSIIVGLLASLRRGTWIDRTVTGVASVAMAMPEFWVGLLLVSLFALKLGWFPVAQYVPLSENPSQWLMHLVLPAMALGVTKTAELARQVRSSMSQVLEENYIRTARAKGLRSVQIIAKHALKNAGTAFVTVLGVRIAVLLGGVIVIERVFALPGLGSLMVNSVLARDLPMVQGVAIAIAVMVLIINFLVDLSYRFFNPRVRVIG